CGAAATCAGGCTTCAGCCGCAACGCTGTTTGGTATTCCGCTATTGCCTTATCGAGTTGACCACTAGATGCGTATGCGGCACCAAGGCCGTTATAAGGACGTGCCTTGTGAGGGCTCTTCTCCACTATATCCTGCCACAGGCTTATCTCGTCCCTCCATTGATTATTCCGAGCGTAGGTGAGGCCTGAAAAGAGGAGAGTTAAGAGGACGAACAGCAAAATGACCGCCGTCTCGATCTTCAGTCTTTTCGCTGCGATCAATAGCCCTGTTGTCATTCCGGTGAACACTCCTACCAGGGGAAGATAGAGCCGGTGCTCAAATATCACATCCGCAATCGGAATGATACTTGATTCGACGGATAATGTTATAAAGAACCAGAGAATCCCGAAACCCATAAGACGATGATGTGTGGCGAGTGAGGGAGAATTGTTCTTCATCCCTCGTAAGAGGAGATATACCCCTAGTCCAAGGATGGCCAGGAGAAAGAGAAAAGAGAGGAAGACAGAGGGCGTGAAAAGAGAATGGTAAACCGGATAATCGTAGTCAAGATTCTGTCCTATTGGCAGAAAGATGAGTCGTATATAGGTGACGATTACCCTCATCTCCGTCACGAGATACTCCCATCGTGACATTTGAGTCTGAACCTTCGTCATTTCGCTCACATCCGATAATATCTCTCCCAGAGGTCTATCACTGTGAAGAACGCTTATGGGAATGATTATCAGGGTCATCAGAACCGGCAGAAGGAAAAGAACCGTTTTCTTCACTAAGGATCTGAAGAAAATAAGCTCATAGAGAACTATCACGAGCGGAAGAGTAAAGGCGATCTCCTTCGTCTTCATCGCACAAACAGCGGAGATAATAGCGATAAGATAAGAAAGTAGGCATGAACCGGAAAACAATCTCCCCTCGGTGCCATCTTGCGTCTCCATTGCCAACCTTCCTTTTATGTACATGACGATGGAAAGGAGATAAAAAAACGTCGCAAGGGAGGCGAACCGCTGAATGATATATGTCACCGCCTGGGTCTGTAGTGGATGCGAGACGAAGAAGAGCGCCGAAAAGAGGGCGATCAAGGAGGGAGCGGGAGAAGGGGAACCCTCCAGTTGCTCCATTGATGTTGTCCTGAAGGTAAGTAATACGAAAAAGTACAGAAGGAGCGCATTGCATATATGAATAAGAAGGTTCACCATATGGTAACCGATAACGTCGACCCCCCCGAAGTGATAGTTTATGGCTAAGGAAAGATAACCGATGAAGCGCCGGGGATTATAGTCGTGGCCCCTTCTGTCTGAAACGAAGTTCTTAATATCCCTAATTACAGGCTCATTAATAATATGGGGCTTGTCGTCAAACTGGAAAGGACTGTGGAAGGTATTGGAGTAGGCGAGAAAACCGATGGCTGCTATCAAAACAAAATGAATAAGTCGTTTTCGCAAGATCCCTATAGCATAAGTGTGCTTGGAACCCTCGGAACTGCTTTGATTGATCCAGACTTCCTCAGCAGCCCTTCTTCGCCTTGATAGTCCGAGCATTACAATAATATAGCATAACGCTTTCTTATCGACTTACTCTCACCTAAACAAAGCTGCCCCAACCCACAGGAGCCCGTGACGATTGCCATGCTAATTTCGGCCAACCGATTATTAGTGGTTCCGTTTCTTAGCGGAATTCATTGGCGGTCCTATGGTGTTTAATTAGCGATGTCTTAACTTTTACAGTTGAATCCCTTTCGTTTTCTTGTGTCATAGCCATTCTATTTGTTGCTGAAAGCGGCGTTCATTCCTGCCATAAGAATCGAGGCCTTGTGGACTAAAGCCGCACCAGATGCTTCTCTCCTTACTGTTGTACTCTTCGTTACGCTTACTATTGCATTTCTTGGCCTAATGAAGTATGTTACAAAGCAAGGATCTAAGCGGTGCTCTCTCAAATGTGCTTGGTGCGAAAAGGGGGAAAATGAGGGCTTATCGGTTTCGTAAAATTATTGTCGAGGAGGGACAGAAAATGTCTTACAGGATCATATTTGTCGTCGCGATTGCCGCAGGGCTTCTCTCTGCTGCCGTTGCCTTCGGAGAACCGAATATGGAGGAAGGCAAATGGGAGATGACGATGAAGACGGAGATGCCGGGCATGCCGATGGAGATGCCCCCGACGAAGTATACCCAGTGCCTTACGAAGAAGGACATGGTACCGCAGAAGAAAGAAAAGAACGAGGATTGCAAGATGATCAGCAGTAAGGTCGAGGGGAATACGGTCACCTGGGTAATGCAGTGTAAGACAAAGGGCGGCACGGTAGACAGCACCGGAAAGATCACCTATAAGGGGAATAGCTTTGAGGGCGTCGTCAAGACGACGATGAAGGAGTCCGGTGACGAACAGATCGAAGTGACAGGCCGGATGAGCGGAAAGCGCATCGGCGACTGCAAGTGAGAAAGCATACGGAAGGATAACGATCTCCCCTTTCCCCTCTGAGAGGGTAAAGGGGAGTCTCTTTACACTATTTCACCTTCCCTTTTGAGCAGGCCGTCCGCGGAAAACGGTATAATTCCCCATGCTCGATATTCTCAGGATCATCCTTGTCTTTGCGGCGATACTCCTTCTTCTCAGGCTCAAGTGGAATATCGGCCCAGTCATGGTTGTCGCTTCGATACTGCTCTTTATCCTCTACCTTGTGCCTTTGCCCGTCGTCTTCACCACCGTCAAGACCGCTGTTGCCGACCCTGTCACGGTAAAGCTTTTCTTCGCACTCACGCTGATCAGGGTGCTTGAGCTCATCCTGAGGGAGCAGAACGTTATGAAGATGATGATGGAGGTGTCACAGAAAATATTGAAGAAGAGAAGGGCGGTTATCGTTTCGATGCCGCTCCTGATCGGCCTCCTCCCGTCGCTCGGCGGCGCTTACTTTTCCGCTCCGATGGTCGAGGAATCGACGAGGGGTCTTGCGATGTCGCCCGAGGAGAAGGGCTTCATCAATTACTGGTTCAGGCATCCCTGGGAATTCATACTCCCCCTTTATCCCGGTATCCTCCTCGCCTCTGCGATAGCGAATATCGAACTGAGGAGTTTCATTCTCGCAAACACGCCTTATGCCCTGCTCATTGCGGGGACGGGATTCCTCTTCAGCATGAGAGGCATGAATGACAGGGACGGAGCCGAAGGCCCTGAAACCGGGGAAGGCGGGAATGATGCTCCTGTCTTCGGGTCCGGAGCAATCTGGAATTTTCTGCCGATAGTCTTTATTCTCGTTCTCGTTATGGGTTTCCATATGGAACTGCACTACGCCCTCGGAATAACGATCACGGTACTCTTCTTTCATTTCCGGCTCGGCGCCAAGGAAATATTCAGGGTGATGAAGTACGGTTTTACTCCCGATGTCTTCGTTCTGATCTTCGGCACGATGCTCTTCAAATTCGCTATGGAAAGTTCCGGGGCGGTCGAGCACCTGAACCGTTTCTTCACAGAGAGCGGCATACCGCTTCTCCCCGTGCTCTTCATGCTGCCCTTCGTGAGCGGCCTTCTCACCGGTCTGACGGTCGGCTTTGTGGGGAGCACCTTTCCCCTCATCATAAGCCTGACCGGAGGCGCCCATCTCGGACAACTCTCGTTTGCCTTTGCATCAGGCTTTATCGGCGTGCTCCTATCGCCGGTGCATCTCTGCCTCGTGCTGACGAGGGAATATTTCAAGGCCGATGCCTGGGGCATCTACAGGAAGACACTCCGGGCTTCCGGGATCGTCATGGTCGCAGCCCTGATCGAGTATCTCATTCTGTAGACTTTGCCTCGTCTCGATGGACCG
The nucleotide sequence above comes from Thermodesulfovibrionales bacterium. Encoded proteins:
- a CDS encoding tetratricopeptide repeat protein; amino-acid sequence: MRKRLIHFVLIAAIGFLAYSNTFHSPFQFDDKPHIINEPVIRDIKNFVSDRRGHDYNPRRFIGYLSLAINYHFGGVDVIGYHMVNLLIHICNALLLYFFVLLTFRTTSMEQLEGSPSPAPSLIALFSALFFVSHPLQTQAVTYIIQRFASLATFFYLLSIVMYIKGRLAMETQDGTEGRLFSGSCLLSYLIAIISAVCAMKTKEIAFTLPLVIVLYELIFFRSLVKKTVLFLLPVLMTLIIIPISVLHSDRPLGEILSDVSEMTKVQTQMSRWEYLVTEMRVIVTYIRLIFLPIGQNLDYDYPVYHSLFTPSVFLSFLFLLAILGLGVYLLLRGMKNNSPSLATHHRLMGFGILWFFITLSVESSIIPIADVIFEHRLYLPLVGVFTGMTTGLLIAAKRLKIETAVILLFVLLTLLFSGLTYARNNQWRDEISLWQDIVEKSPHKARPYNGLGAAYASSGQLDKAIAEYQTALRLKPDF
- a CDS encoding DUF3617 family protein, whose translation is MSYRIIFVVAIAAGLLSAAVAFGEPNMEEGKWEMTMKTEMPGMPMEMPPTKYTQCLTKKDMVPQKKEKNEDCKMISSKVEGNTVTWVMQCKTKGGTVDSTGKITYKGNSFEGVVKTTMKESGDEQIEVTGRMSGKRIGDCK
- a CDS encoding DUF401 family protein; this translates as MLDILRIILVFAAILLLLRLKWNIGPVMVVASILLFILYLVPLPVVFTTVKTAVADPVTVKLFFALTLIRVLELILREQNVMKMMMEVSQKILKKRRAVIVSMPLLIGLLPSLGGAYFSAPMVEESTRGLAMSPEEKGFINYWFRHPWEFILPLYPGILLASAIANIELRSFILANTPYALLIAGTGFLFSMRGMNDRDGAEGPETGEGGNDAPVFGSGAIWNFLPIVFILVLVMGFHMELHYALGITITVLFFHFRLGAKEIFRVMKYGFTPDVFVLIFGTMLFKFAMESSGAVEHLNRFFTESGIPLLPVLFMLPFVSGLLTGLTVGFVGSTFPLIISLTGGAHLGQLSFAFASGFIGVLLSPVHLCLVLTREYFKADAWGIYRKTLRASGIVMVAALIEYLIL